From the genome of Electrophorus electricus isolate fEleEle1 chromosome 14, fEleEle1.pri, whole genome shotgun sequence:
CACTACACAACTGTTTTGAATTAGGAGCTCCCTGGTTTTGCCCTACATCAAGAAACataaaaatctatataaaaatgttttaaaaacaatcaTGCTGTAATGAAATTAAGTCGCCTTTTTAATCTCTAAAATCAATTTGTTGTAATACAGGCGTAATGAGTGTAATTATGTCGTCTGATTAATAGGatctaatttgtgtgtgtgcgcgcgctgtGTGTAGGTTCCCCCTTTATTATGAAATAAAGATCGCCTTTGTGATCTGGCTCCTGTCGCCCTACACTAGAGGAGCTAGTCTTATCTACAGAAAGATCCTCCATCCTCTTCTGACTTCAAAAGAAAGGGTAATTTACTCCttttccctcccttcttctttttaaagGCATTGTAATTGTCAGAACTACTCCATGGGCCAATCAGACCTCAGTGTTATTGCTTATTAGATATAACGTGTCTTGCACTAATATCGTGAACATGGCCCATTGTTTAAAAAGTATGCAGTTAAATTTAAGATGCGTTATATCGTCATGCGTTTGTGTTATGAAGAGAAGTTTGACCGTAAGCTGTTACGTCTGTTATCCAGGTAAAAAGAATCCTCTATATTTTAAGCATCAGATTAGTTTAACCGTCAGGCTTCTGACACTGCATGGCGAATGgaattatttcctgtttttggcAGCAGTAAGTTGGAAAGGGTGAGGCTGCGACCTCCATTCTTCTGCATTTAAGAATCCGTAAAGAATATCCCGCGTTTGCTGGCTGTTCTCTTTAAACCTGGTGCGGTGTGTACTGCTGTTTTGCAAGCCTGTCTGGCTGAGACTCAGGGGCTCACGACACTCTCTGTTGTGCTTTAAGGAAATTGATGACTACATCATTCAGGCGAAGGAGCGCAGCTACGAGACCATGCTGCACTTTGGCAAGCAGGGCCTAAGTATAGCAGCTACGGCAGCTGTCTCTGCAGCCGTcaaggcaagtgtgtgtgtgtgtgtgtgtgtgtgtgtgtgtgtgtgtgtgtgtgagagagggcgTGCGTGTTCCTGACCCTCGGACAGTGTTCTGTCTCCTCAATATGGCCTTCTAGACATGCGTTTGTTTTCGTGATGTTTCTTTACGTCACCTCACCCCCGATCCAAACCAACCCCTTGTTGCATCAAAAATCGACAAGCGCTTGAGCACAATGCCCCTGATGGAACATCAACACGGCCTCCGTTCACGGGAAAGGTCACGCGGCCTGTCCCGCCCTGTCCCGCCCTGTCCCACCTCGGCTCCCGTCAGAGCAGGAGGTGGCCTTTCGTTTTGCTCCTCGTTCAGGGAGGTTGGGCACGGCGCCTGGCCAGGTCAGGCTTTACAGATGGTGCGAGTGGTCATTGTTTCGCAggttgattttctttttttctgtgtcccTCTGTCCGTCCACACCCCCTCCTTTTTTATTCGTCCGTGTTCTGTAGTCCTTCTTGAGTCCTAACTCTAGTgttcatctctcctctctttttcaCATTGTACTGACACACTGTCCCCTAGGACCTCTGCCCTACAGCTCTCTACGATGGAGGTAATGGTTTCCAGTCTGAAGCATGGGAAAAGATGTCGTCCAcgtgattttttatttttttttcttgattttttttttttttttttttaatctttgtttCCCGTTCTTTAATTTTTCaaacagacttacacacacatggcGCTCCCCACTAATGATCCCCATGTTCTTAAACTCTACATCTGCTCAGTAAGGCCCAGCCTTTGTTCATCCACACAGCATCCACTGGCCTTGCACCTTGTGGTGCCTTTAGGCCTCTTGGACCACTCACTGCTGATTCATTCACTCATAAGCATGCTTCTCTGCTTTGGCAGGTTTGTGAACATGGTGTGatagcattgtgtgtgtgtgtgtgtgtgtgtgtgtgtgtgtgtgtgtgtgtgtgtgtgtgtgtgtgtgtgtgtgtgtgtgtgtgtgtgtgtgtgtgtgtgtgtgtgtgtgtgtgtgatgtagtgTTTAACTTTGCCGTGTTCTCTGTCCGCAGGGCCAGGGCGCCATAACGGAGAAGCTGCGGAGCTTCAGCATGGCCGACCTGTCCCAGATCCCGCAGGATGATGCCAGCGCTGCACTGTTCCCAGCCTACTCTGGCGCCAACCCGGCCCGCAGGGCTGCGGGAGCCTCCCAGCCCGACGGAGCCGGTAAACGCCCGCATCTCCTCTCCGAACGCAGCCCTGCGTCAGCTCTCAGCCGCAGTCACGGAGTCTGTGAGATTGTTCCCCCTCCTCTGGTGGTCCGCTGCTCTGCTGCCTCACAGATTAATTAGCTCCCCCATC
Proteins encoded in this window:
- the reep3b gene encoding receptor expression-enhancing protein 3 isoform X2, giving the protein MMYWIVFSLYTVVETISDLTIAWFPLYYEIKIAFVIWLLSPYTRGASLIYRKILHPLLTSKEREIDDYIIQAKERSYETMLHFGKQGLSIAATAAVSAAVKGQGAITEKLRSFSMADLSQIPQDDASAALFPAYSGANPARRAAGASQPDGAEYYQYENEERTDEDGEAFFSEDEAMTQRGVRRSQSVKHTRSKLRKDARYGSLKIRGRRRAAVTTAMYTSTNTDQ